One genomic window of Corynebacterium diphtheriae includes the following:
- a CDS encoding type II secretion system F family protein encodes MSMSFFLCALACVVPSVRWKPIVCNKIVSLAALVLLPIMLVIWEPVMIAAVLITATVIRTVMGIRRNRAARTTQEALSSALGIIAGDLRCGLGTWDALARVAQEPTTHAPLATACAAAARRARAGGSAADVLADYSHSIAGLQRVARVWKLSETHGISVVPLVEQLHNEIDDRLRHRDRTKAALQGAQATAIVLSLLPLFGLGMGIGLGAPVLAFLLNNAIGQTLLILGTALQCAGLLWSQALIKAVG; translated from the coding sequence ATGAGCATGTCTTTCTTCTTATGCGCGTTGGCCTGCGTTGTTCCTAGCGTGCGCTGGAAACCCATTGTGTGCAATAAAATAGTGAGCCTTGCGGCTCTCGTGTTACTGCCCATCATGCTGGTGATCTGGGAGCCGGTTATGATCGCAGCAGTTCTTATCACTGCAACGGTGATACGCACCGTAATGGGAATTCGACGCAACCGGGCAGCTCGTACCACCCAAGAAGCACTGAGCAGCGCACTTGGCATCATCGCCGGTGATCTGCGCTGCGGGCTCGGCACCTGGGATGCGCTAGCGCGGGTAGCCCAAGAACCCACAACGCATGCACCTCTTGCAACCGCGTGCGCTGCCGCTGCTCGACGTGCACGCGCTGGCGGATCAGCCGCTGACGTTCTAGCCGACTATTCTCACAGCATTGCAGGCCTCCAGCGGGTTGCTAGGGTATGGAAGCTATCAGAAACCCACGGTATTAGCGTGGTGCCTCTCGTAGAACAGCTCCACAATGAAATTGATGACCGCCTGCGGCACCGAGATCGCACCAAAGCCGCACTTCAAGGAGCACAAGCAACCGCAATTGTGCTGAGTCTCCTGCCGCTTTTTGGGCTAGGAATGGGCATCGGCCTAGGCGCACCTGTCCTAGCATTCTTGCTTAACAACGCCATAGGCCAAACCCTGCTCATCCTAGGAACAGCACTGCAATGTGCGGGACTGCTCTGGTCGCAAGCCTTAATCAAGGCGGTGGGATAA
- a CDS encoding HAD family hydrolase: MNAPQLDTHQPRIAAFFDLDKTIIATSSALAYGREFMHSGLITPAEALQMSMAKATYMFSGYSSEQMDHTKNQLAHLITGWSEEQVREIASDTLQSVVAPAIYAEARDLIHMHQETGHDVVIISASARILVEAIAAELGVDQVVATELTVVDGKFTGEVPFYCKGAAKAQAILELTDKRGYQLDRSFAYSDSITDLPMLEAVGNPRAVNPDRALKKVALDRDWEIHTFKNPVALFSKPTKRDLQISTGVAAGVAAVVGSVMWWKSLNGRSDRLRLSCTRDPGTQM; the protein is encoded by the coding sequence ATGAATGCACCCCAGCTGGATACCCACCAGCCCCGCATCGCGGCCTTCTTCGATCTTGATAAAACCATCATTGCCACATCCTCCGCGTTGGCCTACGGGCGGGAGTTCATGCACTCGGGGCTCATCACCCCCGCCGAGGCCCTCCAGATGTCCATGGCCAAAGCAACCTACATGTTTTCTGGCTACTCCAGCGAACAAATGGATCACACCAAAAACCAGCTCGCCCATCTCATTACCGGCTGGAGCGAAGAACAAGTACGTGAGATCGCCAGCGACACTCTCCAGAGTGTTGTCGCCCCCGCCATCTATGCCGAAGCTCGCGACCTCATTCACATGCATCAAGAAACCGGCCACGACGTAGTAATCATCTCCGCATCCGCTCGGATCCTCGTAGAAGCAATCGCCGCAGAGCTCGGCGTCGACCAAGTAGTGGCAACAGAACTGACCGTTGTAGACGGCAAATTCACCGGCGAGGTTCCGTTCTATTGCAAAGGTGCAGCTAAAGCACAAGCCATCCTTGAGCTCACCGACAAGCGCGGCTATCAACTGGACCGCAGCTTCGCCTACTCCGATTCCATCACCGACCTCCCTATGCTTGAGGCCGTGGGCAACCCGCGAGCCGTCAATCCCGACCGCGCCCTCAAAAAAGTCGCTCTTGATCGCGATTGGGAAATCCATACGTTTAAAAATCCGGTGGCCCTTTTTAGCAAACCCACTAAACGTGATCTCCAAATATCCACCGGCGTAGCAGCTGGTGTAGCAGCCGTGGTTGGCTCTGTGATGTGGTGGAAGTCTCTAAACGGCCGCAGCGATAGACTCCGCCTCAGCTGCACCCGCGATCCAGGCACGCAGATGTAA
- a CDS encoding MarP family serine protease produces MTVDAAIVIALVIAIFTGWRQGAVSSVLSTLGVVAGLICGAAAAPFVMGLTEHVALRFLLALGTVILLVGVGNLVGGILGAQLRDHFLWKKTMWIDSAIGSVFQALATLLVAWLVSIPLATGLSGGISQGIKNSEILGFVDHGAPSQLSALPSKISAMLNESGLPPLVSPFMEKQHSSQVEAPAIKVADTALVERLRPSVIHVLGESEECSRRLMGSGFVVDATHVITNAHVVAGTERVSLDTVVGMVDATVVYYNPQLDIAVLEAEGLNLPALQWAPEPAETGADAIVMGFPESGPFEAAPARISDRIIIAGPDIYANGRVERESYTARGSIRQGNSGGPMVDAEGNVIGVVFGASVDATDIGYALTAKEVLNMVGDTSALHTPVATQQCVVN; encoded by the coding sequence ATGACAGTCGACGCTGCCATCGTGATCGCGTTAGTGATCGCAATTTTTACCGGCTGGCGGCAAGGCGCAGTATCCTCCGTGCTTTCAACCCTTGGCGTTGTAGCAGGGCTTATCTGTGGCGCAGCAGCAGCTCCCTTTGTGATGGGACTGACCGAGCATGTAGCCCTGCGGTTTTTGCTAGCCCTAGGAACCGTGATTTTGTTGGTTGGCGTGGGCAACCTCGTCGGCGGAATTTTAGGAGCCCAACTTCGGGATCATTTCTTGTGGAAGAAAACCATGTGGATAGATTCCGCGATCGGTTCCGTGTTCCAGGCCCTAGCTACGCTGTTGGTGGCGTGGCTGGTATCAATTCCGCTGGCCACAGGGCTAAGTGGTGGCATATCGCAGGGGATTAAAAACTCTGAGATCTTAGGGTTTGTGGACCACGGTGCACCTTCGCAGTTGTCTGCGCTGCCGTCGAAAATCTCGGCGATGCTCAATGAGAGCGGCCTGCCGCCGCTGGTGTCGCCATTTATGGAAAAGCAGCACTCCAGCCAAGTGGAAGCGCCCGCTATCAAGGTGGCGGACACTGCGCTGGTAGAACGCCTGCGGCCCTCGGTGATCCACGTGCTGGGCGAGTCGGAAGAATGCAGCCGACGCCTGATGGGATCTGGCTTTGTTGTCGACGCCACCCACGTGATAACCAACGCCCACGTGGTAGCTGGAACCGAGCGCGTTAGCCTCGACACCGTGGTGGGCATGGTCGACGCCACCGTGGTTTATTACAACCCACAGCTCGACATCGCTGTACTCGAAGCGGAGGGGCTTAACCTGCCGGCACTACAGTGGGCGCCCGAACCTGCAGAAACTGGTGCAGACGCTATCGTGATGGGCTTCCCAGAATCCGGCCCCTTTGAGGCAGCGCCGGCACGTATCAGCGACCGCATTATCATCGCAGGCCCCGACATCTACGCTAACGGCCGCGTAGAGCGCGAATCCTACACCGCACGTGGAAGTATCCGCCAAGGCAACTCTGGCGGCCCCATGGTGGATGCTGAGGGCAACGTCATCGGTGTGGTTTTCGGCGCCTCCGTTGATGCCACAGATATTGGCTATGCCCTCACCGCCAAAGAAGTGCTCAATATGGTAGGCGATACCAGTGCGCTGCACACCCCCGTGGCCACGCAGCAGTGCGTGGTGAACTAA
- a CDS encoding alpha/beta fold hydrolase gives MAAFFRRSNPSPKVPPVPISPHVVELDGPFSHIMLHTRGVRLHAATAGNPTNPLIVLLHDSFGGWFDFKECLAPLAAAGFHVAAIDFRGYGLSDKPPTGYDHYLATGDIAGSIRTLGHESAHVIACGSGAAIAWLLAANYPRHVASLTTVGAIHPLDMRRAIIGRPWLFTYPVSMTTMFRLPRVLSKRLWRLKGMWVERDLRRWTSLSFQASPKFADTLALRRLAMSIDSTFPAVAKTSRYVVNVPPLKWASQHVTAPTHVLVDATPYARYLARRAASRCTGDFDTFSIPSTRMRPHLEDPAAFVAQVLKLL, from the coding sequence ATGGCGGCGTTTTTTAGGCGCAGCAACCCCTCCCCTAAGGTTCCACCGGTGCCGATCTCGCCACACGTTGTGGAACTCGACGGGCCATTTAGCCATATCATGCTCCATACCCGTGGCGTACGCCTGCATGCGGCAACTGCTGGCAACCCCACTAATCCCCTGATAGTGCTACTCCACGATTCTTTCGGCGGCTGGTTCGATTTCAAAGAATGCCTCGCCCCCCTTGCGGCGGCGGGTTTTCATGTTGCCGCCATTGATTTCCGTGGCTACGGCCTCTCCGACAAGCCGCCTACGGGCTACGATCACTACCTCGCAACCGGCGACATCGCCGGCTCGATCCGTACTTTGGGCCACGAGTCCGCGCATGTGATCGCCTGCGGTTCCGGTGCCGCGATTGCGTGGCTGCTTGCTGCGAACTACCCGCGCCACGTCGCCTCGTTGACCACCGTGGGCGCGATTCACCCCCTTGATATGCGCCGCGCCATCATCGGCAGACCGTGGCTTTTTACCTATCCGGTCAGTATGACCACAATGTTTCGACTCCCCCGAGTCCTCAGTAAGCGCCTGTGGCGTCTGAAGGGTATGTGGGTTGAGCGCGACCTACGGCGGTGGACGTCGTTAAGCTTCCAAGCAAGCCCTAAATTCGCGGACACACTAGCGCTGCGTCGCCTCGCCATGTCCATTGACTCCACTTTCCCCGCGGTAGCCAAAACCTCACGCTATGTGGTCAATGTGCCGCCGCTGAAGTGGGCATCGCAGCATGTTACGGCCCCAACACACGTGCTTGTCGACGCCACCCCCTACGCCCGCTACCTCGCCCGACGTGCCGCATCACGCTGCACTGGGGACTTTGACACGTTCAGTATCCCCAGCACGCGAATGCGTCCGCATCTAGAAGACCCAGCAGCTTTTGTTGCCCAGGTGCTCAAACTTCTTTAG
- a CDS encoding phage holin family protein, producing the protein MSNDKGFFTEGNDAFEAKVNAIPLTDVDATNKGSIGSLVSDATAQMSSLFRAEVELAKTELAVEAKKGVIGGGMFGVAGTIALYSSFFFFFFLAELLNLWIDRWAAFLIVFLFMLVLAGVLALVGFKKVKKISKPKETINSVNELKKLVPGKAQAKLEASNRGLYS; encoded by the coding sequence GTGAGCAACGACAAGGGCTTTTTCACCGAGGGCAATGACGCGTTCGAGGCGAAGGTCAACGCAATTCCGCTGACCGATGTAGATGCCACCAACAAGGGATCCATTGGTTCCTTGGTGAGCGATGCCACCGCCCAAATGTCCTCCTTGTTCCGCGCGGAGGTCGAGCTCGCTAAGACTGAGCTTGCCGTTGAAGCTAAAAAAGGTGTGATTGGCGGCGGCATGTTCGGCGTTGCCGGCACCATCGCTTTGTACAGCTCTTTCTTCTTTTTCTTCTTCCTTGCCGAGCTGCTCAACTTGTGGATCGACCGCTGGGCTGCCTTCTTGATCGTGTTCCTGTTCATGCTGGTTCTCGCCGGCGTGCTTGCGCTGGTTGGTTTTAAGAAGGTCAAGAAGATCAGCAAGCCAAAGGAGACGATCAACTCCGTTAACGAGCTGAAAAAGCTTGTCCCAGGTAAGGCTCAGGCAAAGCTCGAGGCAAGCAATCGCGGCCTCTACAGCTAG
- a CDS encoding type II secretion system F family protein, whose amino-acid sequence MLSLSAFILAAAIFLTNPPPRMSTGTKLALPSWLSALMAYNQRLRTRCDYHAAAEQLDIFVATSRAGLSLAQACAAVAATTSSAVDAEPWRQVAAMASLGVPMSRACTPLANTEGLVAVVAVMRAADASGASIAAGCDRIARSLRDHAVDTYTAQAERTGVLIALPLTLCFLPAFFLLGLAPVTISLGMDIL is encoded by the coding sequence ATGCTATCGCTTAGCGCATTCATCCTCGCAGCAGCAATTTTCCTCACCAACCCACCACCGCGAATGAGTACCGGCACCAAGCTGGCACTGCCATCGTGGCTATCGGCACTTATGGCCTACAACCAGCGACTACGCACCCGTTGTGACTATCACGCTGCTGCAGAACAACTCGATATCTTCGTTGCCACATCGCGAGCAGGATTATCCCTTGCCCAAGCATGCGCAGCAGTGGCAGCAACCACAAGCTCTGCGGTAGACGCAGAACCATGGCGACAGGTAGCAGCCATGGCCTCCTTAGGAGTGCCCATGTCGCGGGCATGTACACCATTAGCAAACACCGAGGGGCTCGTAGCAGTCGTCGCGGTCATGCGAGCAGCAGATGCGTCGGGAGCATCGATCGCTGCCGGCTGCGATCGAATTGCTCGGTCCCTGCGCGACCATGCAGTCGACACCTACACCGCCCAAGCAGAACGCACCGGAGTGCTCATCGCTCTACCACTCACGCTGTGCTTTCTGCCCGCATTCTTCCTTCTAGGGCTTGCCCCAGTAACGATCAGCCTAGGCATGGACATCCTCTAA
- a CDS encoding DUF4244 domain-containing protein: protein MLTTIVTRFRLLASDDSGMTTIEYALGAVAATALAGALYLVASSGAVADALEGIITNALNNAPGK, encoded by the coding sequence ATGTTGACCACCATTGTGACCCGTTTTCGCCTTCTCGCCAGTGACGATAGCGGCATGACTACCATCGAATATGCATTAGGGGCAGTGGCGGCTACCGCCCTTGCCGGCGCACTATACCTCGTCGCTTCCAGCGGGGCAGTTGCCGATGCACTAGAAGGCATTATTACCAACGCACTCAACAACGCGCCGGGTAAATGA
- a CDS encoding TadA family conjugal transfer-associated ATPase, which produces MGDQRQRIAEEVQRYVAEHPDVAAGTSLAQVVRRYAGGVIGDVEVLEILRQIRHDSVGVGPLEHILAIPGVTDIVVNGVHGVWFDRGRGLEQAAPCFDDEGEVMRLATRLLVASGNRLDSAQCYSDGRITRDDGSSLRVHAVLSPPSESGPLISIRVLRQADVSMTDLIAHNTFTAKVAQILENLVRERRPLLIVGGTGSGKTTLLSALLATVDHDQRIICIEDTPELQPVHPHVVKLISRSSNTEGRGHITMTDLLRQALRMRPDRIVVGEIRGAEVVDLLAALNTGHDGCAGTLHANSLREVPARLEALAAVGGLDRNALHSQLAAARPVVIVMRSTPQGRRLHQIGELSGTPITPHVIWEEA; this is translated from the coding sequence ATGGGTGACCAGCGGCAACGCATTGCAGAAGAAGTACAACGCTATGTGGCAGAGCATCCCGATGTGGCAGCGGGAACCTCGTTGGCGCAGGTGGTGCGGCGTTATGCCGGTGGTGTGATCGGTGACGTGGAGGTCCTAGAGATCTTGCGTCAAATCCGCCACGACTCTGTCGGCGTTGGCCCGCTGGAACACATACTAGCGATTCCAGGGGTAACCGACATTGTGGTCAACGGGGTTCACGGTGTGTGGTTCGATCGCGGCCGTGGTTTGGAACAAGCGGCACCATGTTTTGATGATGAGGGGGAAGTAATGCGACTGGCGACGCGGCTACTTGTGGCATCTGGGAACCGATTAGATAGCGCACAATGTTATTCCGATGGCCGCATTACACGTGACGACGGCAGCAGTCTTCGCGTCCATGCCGTCCTTTCGCCGCCATCAGAATCGGGGCCACTGATTTCTATTCGCGTGCTACGCCAAGCAGATGTGAGCATGACGGATCTTATAGCGCACAATACTTTTACAGCGAAGGTGGCACAGATTCTAGAAAACCTAGTGCGCGAACGACGCCCGTTGCTGATCGTGGGTGGAACCGGCAGTGGGAAAACCACATTGCTCAGCGCGCTGCTAGCCACCGTGGACCACGACCAGCGCATTATCTGCATCGAAGACACCCCAGAGTTACAGCCGGTGCATCCGCACGTGGTCAAGCTGATCTCAAGGTCGAGCAACACCGAAGGCCGTGGCCACATCACCATGACTGACCTGCTGCGCCAAGCGCTGCGCATGCGTCCAGACCGCATTGTTGTCGGCGAGATTCGCGGCGCAGAAGTTGTAGACCTGCTGGCGGCACTCAACACGGGCCATGATGGTTGTGCGGGCACCTTGCATGCCAACTCCTTGCGGGAAGTTCCCGCGCGTTTGGAAGCCCTTGCCGCCGTGGGTGGATTGGATAGAAACGCACTGCATTCTCAACTTGCCGCGGCACGTCCCGTGGTGATCGTCATGCGGTCGACACCGCAGGGGCGACGGTTGCATCAAATCGGTGAACTAAGCGGTACCCCAATAACGCCACATGTGATCTGGGAGGAAGCATGA
- the ssd gene encoding septum site-determining protein Ssd gives MNTPHPSAPVLVAVANLTIHPEALHIVAATGRECIDTTDPREISRHAHRVAAMLVDATTAPHMASLPPNTRVMYLEPEPGPIDYEKAMKSGAELAVIVPAQSPELLKALGRRDVAPRAGKYPVIAVIGAAGGAGTSTLCAALAADYREALLIDTEHFSGGIDLLLGKEDDLGIRWDDVPDSGEKVPASELLASLPCVEPNVRILAATRDSVTRVAEQQLRGVVESVRGTCPIIIDVQRHHVLLESCVDLADLVVLLVPAEIRSVAAAAQLVPWLRRRKVDVVGVLRERAWASVDREEVARVTGADIVATVPTIKGLPREVELGGMATIPRALRRPLAQLRSHIDG, from the coding sequence ATGAACACACCACACCCCAGTGCGCCTGTCCTCGTCGCAGTAGCCAACCTCACCATTCACCCAGAAGCGCTCCACATCGTGGCCGCTACAGGGCGCGAATGTATTGACACCACAGATCCACGCGAGATTAGCCGCCATGCTCACCGCGTCGCAGCGATGCTTGTCGACGCCACCACTGCGCCACATATGGCAAGCCTTCCCCCGAATACGCGGGTCATGTACCTTGAGCCGGAACCTGGCCCTATTGATTATGAAAAGGCCATGAAAAGCGGCGCTGAGCTAGCTGTTATCGTGCCAGCTCAATCCCCAGAACTCTTAAAAGCATTAGGCAGGCGGGATGTTGCGCCGCGTGCCGGGAAATATCCCGTGATCGCCGTGATTGGGGCGGCGGGAGGTGCGGGGACGTCGACACTGTGCGCAGCGCTAGCCGCGGACTACCGCGAGGCCCTGCTGATTGATACCGAGCATTTTTCGGGTGGTATTGATCTGCTGCTGGGTAAAGAAGATGATCTAGGTATTCGTTGGGACGACGTGCCCGATAGCGGCGAGAAAGTACCCGCCTCGGAATTGCTAGCCTCGTTGCCCTGCGTGGAGCCGAATGTACGAATCCTTGCCGCTACGCGCGATAGCGTGACACGCGTAGCGGAGCAGCAGTTGCGCGGTGTTGTGGAAAGCGTGCGCGGAACATGCCCGATCATTATCGACGTGCAGCGCCACCATGTGTTGCTCGAATCGTGTGTCGATCTGGCAGATCTTGTGGTGTTGCTCGTACCGGCTGAAATCCGCTCCGTGGCCGCTGCGGCGCAATTGGTGCCATGGTTGCGACGTCGCAAAGTAGACGTGGTGGGCGTGCTGCGTGAACGGGCGTGGGCGAGCGTGGACCGCGAGGAAGTAGCCCGTGTTACCGGCGCAGACATCGTGGCGACGGTCCCGACCATCAAGGGGTTGCCGCGCGAGGTGGAGCTTGGCGGAATGGCCACAATACCGCGGGCGTTACGACGCCCCCTCGCACAACTGAGGAGTCACATCGATGGGTGA
- a CDS encoding NUDIX hydrolase, with amino-acid sequence MTVDFPQPDAPGHNIDLRPEFAPRWLSPLVSDVANGVICDRLRRVLAPPQRTETTKQAAVLMLLAGDPLAHTVPNDATVLLTHRSPTMRSHSGQIAFPGGRMDPTDHNVVDCALREAWEETGVDRMSVTPLVTFPMLHIRATGYPVHPVLGYWHRPSRVGVVSPNEADSVAAIPIAELADPSNRLTVEFDRWSGPAFRINDFIIWGFTGGLLDAMLYQAGWEQPWDSHKHYDLYDTLARSRNNERLT; translated from the coding sequence CGGCCAGAATTCGCCCCGCGGTGGCTCTCACCCCTCGTAAGCGATGTGGCCAACGGCGTTATCTGCGATCGACTACGCCGTGTTCTCGCCCCACCGCAACGCACGGAAACTACCAAACAAGCAGCCGTGCTCATGCTGCTCGCAGGAGATCCCCTCGCACACACCGTGCCTAATGACGCCACCGTGCTTCTCACGCACCGTTCACCAACGATGCGATCGCACTCCGGCCAAATTGCCTTTCCCGGTGGCCGGATGGACCCCACCGACCATAATGTGGTCGATTGCGCACTGCGGGAAGCGTGGGAAGAAACCGGTGTGGACCGCATGAGCGTGACGCCCCTTGTTACCTTTCCCATGCTGCACATCCGTGCTACCGGATACCCCGTGCATCCCGTGCTGGGCTATTGGCACAGGCCGAGTCGCGTTGGGGTGGTAAGCCCCAACGAAGCCGACTCTGTTGCCGCAATCCCCATTGCGGAATTAGCTGATCCCAGCAACCGGCTCACCGTGGAATTTGACCGTTGGTCTGGTCCCGCGTTTCGGATCAACGACTTTATTATTTGGGGTTTTACCGGTGGACTCTTAGATGCAATGCTTTATCAAGCGGGATGGGAACAGCCGTGGGATTCGCACAAGCACTACGATCTATACGACACCCTTGCTCGTTCCCGGAACAACGAGCGTTTGACGTAA